GAGATGGACTAAATTACAATCAATAATAAGACCGCGTTTGGCACTTAAAACCCATGTATTTACTGATTAGTACTCTAGCTACTTTCACGCAAATCTATACCGTTTTACTGATTATTCGGGTTCTGTTAACCTGGTTCCCGACAATCAACTGGTATAATCAACCCTTTTCTGCTTTGAGCCAGATAACTGACCCTTATCTCAACCTTTTCCGCTCATTTATTCCACCATTGGGCGGTATGGATTTTTCCCCAATGTTAGCGATTTTACTACTTCAATTTTTAGGTAGTTTGATCGGTGGTTTACAAGTCTACGCCTAAGACAGAATTTGCAGTCTGCTGAATACTCAACTAAAAATATTTTAGGTTTGGGCTAACTAGTCCAAACCTATTTAATCTGATTAATTAACGCCGGACTTGGCCGCTAAATCCAGCGGCCTTAAACTGCTTCAGCTTTAAAGGTTCTGGCTGATTCGCAGGTACAGAGATTCTTAACTCAAAATCGCTAGTTCCTGGTGGTACTTCAGCAATAGAACCCAGCCGAGTGCGATTTTGCATCACTGAGTCATTATTGGCATCATAGATGCGTCCAAAAATATCTGCATCGTAAACTGTTTTATTAGTGCCATTTTCTGCTTTGCCAGTGACAATGAAGCAATTAGCAGCCGCACTACCACTACTGGTTACAGCTCCTTGTGCCAGTTCTGCCGGACAATCTTTATAAGAAATATCAAATAGTTTAATTTGTGTTAGTGCTACAGCAGGGGGAATAATCACCCACGATAAAAACGTAATCAGGCAGCACACAATGCTGACCTTTATTAACCCTGAGTAGTGAGTTCTGAGTCTTGAGTATTTCTCCATACCTAGACTCCAGGAATTTAACAAAGATGCTATGATGCTTTTCTTTTTCATATTTAAAAATGGTACAAAAGAAACTCAAAACTCAGTGATAAGTTTGAGCGGCGGCTTTCGCCGTTAGCTCCACGATGCGCGAGGCTCAAATTTTCGGTGACTCAGCACTGTTTTAACCTCAGCTTACCTGAATTTAACTACCAGGAGATTGAAAACTTTAATTTAACCTTTGTAATAATTAGGAAAACAAACCCTTAATTGCTATTAACTTATGACTCCAGATGAGATTGAAATAGCCTTGCAAACAGCCTTTAATAGTTGTGATGCAGTAGGCTGTCCTCTCACTGACGCGCAGAAACAGATATTACTGCAAGTGGTTGAGCAAATTCAGGGAAACTCTAACTCCAGGGTGTCAAATATTGCTAATCCCTTAGACGAACTTACTCCAGAGGAATTAGAAGCATTTTTGGAGTTTGTCAAGAGCGAGGAGCAACGCAACCGCACTTGGAAAGTGCAATTACTTAATGACTGGTTGTTGGAAAATGACTCTGGAACAGTACAATTTATTCGCAACCGCTATGGCTTGCAGTGGTTAAATCGTGTTGAGTCATACCATTTTGATAAGTATTCTTATTTGGAGGATGCACTCAAGCTGAGATTAGGTGATCGCATTGAAGTTTCCAATGCACTGTGGGAATGGGTACAAGAGGATGGCCCCTGTAAGCGCGAATGGTTTCCTTGCATCGTGATTCAAGTAGATGAAATTAGCAATGGTGATGACTTCTGTACCAATTGCGTTGTTCGCTTCTACAACGGTGGTGAGTATGAAATTCAAGGAATTTACGAATGGAATCGCTATAATTGGCGCTGGCCGCAGAAATAGAGGGATTGGGGACTGGGGACTGGGGATTAGGGAGAGTTGGAACTCCGTTCATCTAGCTTGAAGCTTAATCCTTCAAGTTTTAACTTTCTCTCATCTTCCTTGTCCTTAATCCCCAATCCCCTACTCTTCCTTATCCTCACAAACCGAGATGAGTTCGCAACGCTTGGCGCATCACGTCTACAGGTACAGTTTCGCGTTGTAACCAGATTTTTAATGCTGCTGCTCCTTGTTGAACTAGCATTTCTAATCCATCGAGCGCAATTGCACCTTGTTGCTGTGCTAATTGCAGAAATTTTGTTGGATTAGGAGTATATATCAAATCGTAAGCGATCGCTCCTGTCGGTAGATTAGCTATTTCCTCTGCACTCAAAGGTGATTCATCTACCTTGGGAAACATACCTATGGGAGTTGTGTTGACTAATAAATCTGCTTGTGGAATGAGTTTTATTAGCTCGTCCCACGCATGAACTTGTAAATTCTCAGCTAGCGGTGCATTTCCCCAACTGTTATAGAATTCTTTTAATCTCTGCATATTGCGTCCCACTATATGGATTTCCGTACAACCCAACTGGACACAACCTGCGACAACAGCTCTTGCTGCACCACCATTACCTAAAATTACAGCTACTTTCTGACTCCAAGCTTGCTTATAGGTTGTTTGCAGAGGGGCAATAAATCCTTCTATATCCGTGTTTGTGCCTACCCATTGGTCATCTTGGCGACTAACAGTATTCACGGCTCCTATAGCTTGAGCAAGGGGGGTAATTTCTGATAGTAGGGGTATGATTGCTTGTTTGTGAGGTATGGTGACGCTAAAGCCAACAGCACCAATAGCCGCAAAACCTGTGATCGCTTTCTCTAAATACTCTGGTGCTATAGGAAACGGGAGATAAACATAATCTAATCCCAACTGAGCGATCGCTGCATTGTGCATCGCTGGTGACAACGAATGTTCCACTGGATACCCAATTACTCCTAGCAGTTTAGTTTTGCCTGTAATTAATTGTTTTGTCATTAGTCATTAGTCGTTTGTCATTGGCATTGGGCATTGGGCATTGAGAGTGCTGAGTTAAGAGTATTATTCTCTCCCCTGCTCCCTGCCCCCCTGCCCCCCTGCCTCCTCAGACTAGCCTACAATTATTAAAAGCTACTTAACACTTCTTATAATCATGCAGGCAACTACAGCCCTCTCTACAACCCCAATTCCCGGTAAATATTGGCAGTGGCGAGGGCATGACGTTTACTATGTGCAAGCGGGAGAAAAACACCCCCAACGTCCACCCTTGCTTTTGGTACATGGATTTGGTGCTTCTACAGACCACTGGCGCAAGAATATCACAGGATTGTGCCAAGATTTTGAAGTATTTGCGATCGACCTTTTGGGGTTTGGGCGATCGGCAAAACCGAAATTGCAGTACAGTGGCGACTTATGG
This region of Nostoc sp. UHCC 0302 genomic DNA includes:
- a CDS encoding YggT family protein codes for the protein MYLLISTLATFTQIYTVLLIIRVLLTWFPTINWYNQPFSALSQITDPYLNLFRSFIPPLGGMDFSPMLAILLLQFLGSLIGGLQVYA
- a CDS encoding biotin carboxylase, producing MEKYSRLRTHYSGLIKVSIVCCLITFLSWVIIPPAVALTQIKLFDISYKDCPAELAQGAVTSSGSAAANCFIVTGKAENGTNKTVYDADIFGRIYDANNDSVMQNRTRLGSIAEVPPGTSDFELRISVPANQPEPLKLKQFKAAGFSGQVRR
- a CDS encoding shikimate dehydrogenase, with protein sequence MTKQLITGKTKLLGVIGYPVEHSLSPAMHNAAIAQLGLDYVYLPFPIAPEYLEKAITGFAAIGAVGFSVTIPHKQAIIPLLSEITPLAQAIGAVNTVSRQDDQWVGTNTDIEGFIAPLQTTYKQAWSQKVAVILGNGGAARAVVAGCVQLGCTEIHIVGRNMQRLKEFYNSWGNAPLAENLQVHAWDELIKLIPQADLLVNTTPIGMFPKVDESPLSAEEIANLPTGAIAYDLIYTPNPTKFLQLAQQQGAIALDGLEMLVQQGAAALKIWLQRETVPVDVMRQALRTHLGL